The sequence below is a genomic window from Nocardioides oleivorans.
GCGTCCCGGCGACGAGCTCCTGGGCGCGACGCGCCACGGGAGCCCCGGCGGCGCCCGCCACCTCGCCGGCGTACCGGGTCACCCCGTGCGTGTCGGAGCCCAGCAGGAGGTGGAGCGGTGTCGCGCGGTCGTACGCGCGGAGGGCGGGGGACTGCAGCACGCTGACATCCTTGCCCGCACCCGAGCGGATCCGGCTCCCCCCAAAGCGGGTGCGCACCGGAGCACGACCCACCCGAGCGGGCGATTCCCTGCGTCGGGCGGACGGGTACGGTCGTGGGGTCTTCGAGTGACCTCACCACTACCGGGTGGTGGCTCCACCCGCGATGGGTGATCGTTGACAGTGCGACCTGGCCCCGGAAGATGGCCAGGTCGCACCCATGCTGACTCCCGGGACGCTACGGGGGACCACCGACAGTGGCCCTGGGGATGCGGGAGCCACAGCGTGTGCAGCCCCCGCATCCCGGACGGTGGGGTCAGACGTGCGCGGAGCTGCGGCGCTGCGACATCTGCCAGATGACCAGGGCGATGACCGCACCGATGATCGAGCCGATGATGCCGGCGGGCTGGAGGAAGCCGTCACCGGCGTCCTTGCCGAAGAGCAGGTAGCCGAGGAAGCCCCCGACCAGCGAGCCGATGATGCCGAGGCCGATGGTCGCCACGATCGACATGTCCTGGCGTCCGGGCACGAGCAGTCGCGCCACGAAGCCGGCGATGGCACCGACCACGAGGATGGTGAGGATGAGTCCGAGCATGTGAGTGCCTTCCGTTCGAGGGCCACGGTGGCGGCCCTTGGGGTACACAGAATCACCCCCCGGGGAGGTCAAACACACCCCGCGGTGGGTTAGGCTCACCTCTGTGACCCAGCCCGCTCGCCCCATCGAGGTCGCGATCGTCGACGACTACGACGTCGTGGTCGTCGGAGTCGCCCACATGCTGGAGCCCTATCGCGACCGCGTGGTGGTGGCCGAGCTCGACACCAACAAGCCGCTGGTCGACGAGGTGGACGTCGCGCTCTACGACTCCTTCGCCCAGCCGGAGTCCGACCACGACGAGGTCAAGGCGCTGGTCGACAACCCACGTGCCCGCAAGGTGGTGATCTACACGTGGAACTTCCACCCCGACCTCCTCGACATGGCGCGCGACCTCGGCGTGGACGGCTACCTCTCCAAGGCGCTGTCGGCTCGCGAGCTGGTGGCGGCGCTCGAGGCCGTCCACGACGGCGAGACCGTCATCAACGAGCCCTCCACGAGGACGACCCGCACCACCGCCGGCGACTGGCCCGGACGCAGCGAGGGCCTGTCCGACCGCGAGGCAGAGATCCTCGCCCTGATCACCCAGGGGAAGAACAACGCCGAGGTGGCGGCGCTGACCTACCTGAGCCCCAACACGGTCAAGTCCTACATCCGCGGGCTCTATCGCAAGATCGACGTCGAGAGCCGCACCCAGGCCGTGCTCTGGGGCGTGCGCCACGGCTTCATGCCCGACCACCGTCGCATCGACCACTGGCGCGGCGGCCCGTGAGCGGCGACCGTCAGGCGAGCGTCGCCGGATCGGTGTTCGCGCCGCAGACGACGACCGCGACCCGCTCGCCGTCGGCTGGCACGTAGGCGCCGGCCAGGAGGGCGGCGTACGCCGTCGCAGCGCCGTGCTCGGACGCGATCCGGTGCTCGCGCCACAGCTCCTGCCGGGCCCGGACGATGTCGTCGTCGGACACCAGCACCGGGACGGGCGCCTCGGCCTGCTGCGCGGCGAACGCCAGGTCGCCGATGCGGCGGGCACCCAGGGAGTCGGCGGCGACGCCCGAGACCTGGACGTCGACGGGCCGGCCGGCCTCGATGGCGGAGTGCAGGGTCGGGATGGACGTCGGCTCGACGGCGACGACGCGCGCCCGGCCGCGCGCGGCGGCCGCCACGCCGGCGTACAGGCCCCCACCCCCGACCGCCATGACGATCGTGTCGATCGACGGCTCGTCCTCGAGGACCTCCTCGGCCAGCGTGCCGGCGCCCGCCACCACGTCGGGCTGGTCGTAGGCGTGCGCGAGGACGGCGCCCTCCGCCCCGGCGAACGTGACGGCGGCGGAGTAGGCCTCGGCGTACTCCCGCCCGGCCCGTCGCACGACCGCGCCGTAGGCCTCGATCCGGGCGACCTTCACGGCAGGTGCGGTCTCGGGCACGAACACGGTCGCGCGGATGCCGAGCTCGCGAGCGGCGTAGGCCTGGGCGAGGCCGGCGTTGCCGCCCGAGGCGACCACGATGCCCGCGTCACCGAGCT
It includes:
- a CDS encoding GlsB/YeaQ/YmgE family stress response membrane protein is translated as MLGLILTILVVGAIAGFVARLLVPGRQDMSIVATIGLGIIGSLVGGFLGYLLFGKDAGDGFLQPAGIIGSIIGAVIALVIWQMSQRRSSAHV
- a CDS encoding helix-turn-helix transcriptional regulator, with the translated sequence MTQPARPIEVAIVDDYDVVVVGVAHMLEPYRDRVVVAELDTNKPLVDEVDVALYDSFAQPESDHDEVKALVDNPRARKVVIYTWNFHPDLLDMARDLGVDGYLSKALSARELVAALEAVHDGETVINEPSTRTTRTTAGDWPGRSEGLSDREAEILALITQGKNNAEVAALTYLSPNTVKSYIRGLYRKIDVESRTQAVLWGVRHGFMPDHRRIDHWRGGP
- a CDS encoding threonine/serine dehydratase; translated protein: MLITRDDVLAAHDRIRGRVRRTPLLAPVGPDTAWLKCEQLQHCGVFKTRGAFNRQLAALERGELGDAGIVVASGGNAGLAQAYAARELGIRATVFVPETAPAVKVARIEAYGAVVRRAGREYAEAYSAAVTFAGAEGAVLAHAYDQPDVVAGAGTLAEEVLEDEPSIDTIVMAVGGGGLYAGVAAAARGRARVVAVEPTSIPTLHSAIEAGRPVDVQVSGVAADSLGARRIGDLAFAAQQAEAPVPVLVSDDDIVRARQELWREHRIASEHGAATAYAALLAGAYVPADGERVAVVVCGANTDPATLA